In a genomic window of Cryptococcus deuterogattii R265 chromosome 12, complete sequence:
- a CDS encoding protein phosphatase 2 (formerly 2A) regulatory subunit A, with product MSDPNSDLYPIHLLMDELKSEDVVLRLSSIRRLSTIALALGPSRTREELIPFIQYQLDDEDEVLLVLAEELGNFVEYVGGKEYAHVILGPLENLTAVEETLVREKAAESISKISVLLSAQDLEQYFLPIVKRLATGEWFTSRTSACALFATPYPNASSSSQEEMRKLFGALCHDDTPMVRRAAAKALGPLVKVVSETSGQHDIIVSELIPMYRKLAGDDQDSVRLLTIPDLIALAAALSDEETKINLLEPMRASITDKSWRVRYMVANEFVGLAESTGESIIREELVGAFVGLLKDNEAEVRTAASGQVPGFAKLVDKEVILARLLPCVRDLSIDSSQHVRAALAMEISGLAPLLGKDATIEHLLPLFLQLLKDEFSDVRLNLIGKLDMVNEVIGIDRLSQALLPAIMTLAEDKQWRVRQAIIEYIPLLAQQLGVEFFDDKLGSLCMSWLGDTVFSIREAATINLKKLTDVFGVEWAKTTIIPKVLEMGNHQNYLYRMTTIFAITTMAPSLNTAIIQDTVLDAALNLANDAIPNIRFNVAKCLETLASVLAQTPEGQELVHRRVVPALRKLQEDQDADVRYFATKAYERTTGDDVRGAEPMILS from the exons ATGTCAGACCCAAACTCGGACCTCTATcccatccacctccttATGGACGAGCTCAAGTCTGAGGATGTCGTCCTTCGTCTTTCATCTATCAGACGTCTCTCTACAATCGCCCTCGCTCTCGGCCCTTCTCGTACTCGCGAAGAACTTATTCCCTTTATTCAGTACCAGCTcgatgacgaggacgaagtGTTGTTAGTTCTCGCGGAAGAACTTGGCAACTTTGTAGAGTATGTCGGTGGGAAGGAATATGCCCATGTCATATTGGGACCCTTGGAAAACTTGACTGCTGTGGAGGAGACTTTGGTTAGGGAAAAG GCCGCGGAGAGCATTTCCAAGATTTCAGTGTTGCTTTCTGCTCAAGATCTCGAACAATATTTCCTTCCTATCGTCAAGCGACTTGCTACGGGAGAGTGGTTTACCAGCCGAACCTCTGCTTGCGCTCTGTTTGCTACACCTTACCCTAATGCCAGCTCGTCTTCTCAGGAGGAAATGAGGAAGCTCTTTGGCGCGCTTTGTCACGATGATACTCCTATGGTTCGGAGAGCTGCTGCGAAGGCTCTTGGC CCCCTTGTTAAGGTTGTATCTGAGACTTCGGGCCAACACGACATCATCGTATCTGAACTCATCCCCATGTACCGTAAACTCGCCGGTGACGACCAAGATTCCGTTCGTCTCCTCACCATTCCCGATCTCATTGcacttgctgctgctctttCCGACGAAGAGACCAAGATCAACTTGCTTGAACCCATGCGTGCCAGCATTACTGACAAGTCTTGGAGAGTGAGGTACATGGTTGCCAACGAGTTTGTTGGACTTGCAGAGAGCACGGGGGAGAGTATCATTAGGGAGGAGCTTGTTGGCGCGTTTGTTGGTTTGTTGAAGGATAACGAGGCAGAGGTCAGGACTGCCGCGTCAGGCCAGGTTCCTG GTTTTGCCAAGCTTGTCGACAAGGAAGTCATCCTCGCCCGACTCTTGCCTTGCGTCCGCGACCTCTCCATTGACTCATCTCAGCACGTTCGCGCCGCTCTCGCTATGGAGATTTCTGGCCTTGCTCCTCTGCTCGGCAAGGACGCTACCATCGAGCACTTACTTCCGTTGTTCTTGCAACTCCTCAAAGATGAATTCAGCGATGTCCGATTGAACTTGATCGGCAAGCTTGACATGGTTAATGAGGTTATTGGTATCGACCGTCTCTCTCAAGCGCTCCTCCCCGCCATCATGACTCTTGCCGAGGATAAGCAATGGCGAGTCCGTCAAGCTATCATCGAGTATatccctcttctcgctcAACAACTCGGTGTCGAGTTCTTTGACGACAAGCTCGGGTCTCTATGCATGTCTTGGCTGGGCGACACCGTATTTTCTATCCGGGAAGCTGCTACAATTAACCTCAAAAAACTGACGGATGTCTTTGGTGTCGAGTGGGCCAAGACTACCATTATACCAAAAGTTTTGGAGATGGGCAACCACCAAAACTACTTGTACCGGATGACCACTATTTTTGCCATCACC ACAATGGCCCCCTCGCTCAACACCGCCATCATTCAAGACACCGTTCTCGACGCTGCACTCAACCTCGCTAATGATGCCATCCCCAATATTCGTTTCAACGTCGCAAAGTGCCTCGAAACCCTCGCCTCTGTCCTTGCTCAGACACCGGAAGGACAGGAGTTGGTTCACAGGCGAGTTGTGCCTGCGTTGAGAAAGCTGCAAGAGGATCAAGATGCGGATGTGCGGTACTTCGCTACAAAGGCGTATGAGAGAACGACGGGGGATGATGTCAGGGGGGCTGAGCCTATGA TCTTGTCATAA
- a CDS encoding heat shock 70kDa protein 4, whose translation MASVVGIDLGNLSSKIGVARHRGIDIIVNEVSNRATPSLVSFTPRQRFIGEPAKTAETSNFKNTIGSLKRLIGRSVNDPEVEEFEKKFINAQLVDVNGEIGVKVNYLGEPTDFSFTQLVAAYLGKLRDTTAAELKQSVSDVVIAVPGWFTDVQRRALLDAANIAGLNALRLINDSTAVALGYGITKADLPESTEAPRNVVFVDVGHSDYSVAVVAFSKGQLTIKSTAYDRHFGGRDFDYALVQHFAEEFKTKYKIDVLSSPKAVFRLTTGCERLKKVLSANAEAPINVESLMNDIDASSTLTRESFEKLTDHLLTRVSVPLAEALEKAGLTVDQVDAVELVGGSTRIPAIKERIQQFFGGKTLSFTLNQDEAIARGATFACASLSPVFRVREFAVHDIAAYPIKISWEKEAGNPDEDTELVVFGTANPIPSTKVLTFYRQGPFELEASYADPATLPKGINPWIGKYTIKSVEKPASGDLSIVKVKARLNLHGIMNFEGAYCVEEVEKEEEVTVGEGEDAKTEKKLVKKIQRKGDCPVVGQYTGLVQDKVNDLTEKEGKMHAEDKLVMETEDRKNALEEYVYDTRGKLDDRYALYVQASEKEALLQGLQEAEDWLYSEEGEDASKSAYVQKLDALKAMGDPIVLRWKESEERPKAAAALREALNTYLTAAQGEDEKYSHIEESEKAKVIEKCATTQQWLEDQLFRQSEKPKNVNPVITSAEINKRREDVVYTSNAILNKPKPKPKVTTETPQQPPAQEKTEDEPEAKVEEMDID comes from the exons ATGGCCAGTGTCGTCGGTATTGATCTCGGTAACCTTTCCTCCAAGATTGGTGTTGCCCGACACCGAGGAATCGACATCATTGTCAACGAAGTTTCCAACCGTGCCACCCC CTCTCTTGTTTCTTTTACCCCCCGTCAACGATTTATCGGTGAACCCGCCAAGACCGCCGAGACTTCAAACTTCAAGAACACCATTGGCTCTTTGAAAAGGTTGATTGGCAGGTCTGTCAACGACCCCGAGGTTGAGGAATTCGAGAAGAAGTTCATCAATGCCCAGCTCGTTGACGTTAACGGTGAGATCGGCGTCAAG GTCAACTACCTTGGCGAGCCCACCGACTTCTCTTTCACTCAGCTCGTTGCCGCCTACCTTGGCAAGCTCCGGGACACTACTGCCGCTGAGCTCAAGCAGTCCGTTTCCGACGTCGTTATTGCGGTTCCCGGGTGGTTCACCGACGTCCAGCGACGTGCTTTGCTCGACGCCGCCAACATTGCCGGGCTCAATGCGCTCCGACTCATCAACGACAGCACCGCTGTTGCTCTCGGTTACGGTATCACCAAGGCTGACTTGCCCGAGAGCACCGAGGCTCCTCGAAACGTTGTTTTCGTTGACGTCGGCCACTCCGACTACTCTGTCGCCGTTGTTGCCTTCTCCAAGGGTCAGTTGACCATCAAGTCTACTGCCTATGACAGGCACTTTGGTGGCCGAGACTTCGACTACGCTTTGGTTCAGCATTTCGCTGAGGAGTTCAAGACTAAGTACAAGATTGACGTCCTCTCATCCCCCAAGGCTGTCTTCCGACTTACCACTGGCTGCGAGCGTCTCAAGAAGGTCCTCTCTGCCAACGCCGAAGCCCCTATCAACGTTGAATCCCTAATGAACGACATTGACGCCAGTTCTACTTTAACCCGAGAATCCTTCGAGAAGCTCACCGACCATCTCCTCACCCGAGTCTCTGTTCCTCTTGCCGAGGCCCTTGAAAAGGCCGGTCTTACTGTTGACCAAGTTGACGCGGTCGAGCTTGTCGGTGGCTCTACCCGTATCCCTGCCATCAAAGAGCGAATCCAACAGTTCTTCGGCGGGAAGACCCTCAGCTTCACCCTTAACCAGGACGAAGCTATTGCACGAGGTGCCACCTTCGCTTGtgcttccctctctcccgtCTTCCGAGTCAGGGAGTTTGCCGTCCACGACATCGCCGCTTACCCCATCAAGATTTcgtgggaaaaggaggctGGTAACCCCGACGAGGACACAGAGCTCGTTGTCTTCGGTACCGCTAACCCCATTCCTTCCACCAAGGTCCTTACCTTCTATCGACAGGGTCCTTTCGAGCTCGAGGCCTCTTACGCCGACCCCGCCACCCTCCCTAAGGGTATTAACCCCTGGATCGGCAAATACACTATCAAGTCCGTCGAGAAGCCCGCTTCTGGCGACCTTTCCATTGTCAAGGTTAAGGCTCGACTTAATCTGCATGGCATCATGAACTTCGAGGGTGCATACTGcgttgaggaggttgagaaggaggaggaggtcaCAGTTGGTGAGGGCGAGGATGCCAAgactgagaagaagctcgttAAGAAGATTCAGAGAAAGGGTGACTGCCCCGTTGTTGGCCAGTACACTGGTTTGGTCCAGGATAAGGTTAACGACCTCAccgagaaggaaggtaAGATGCACGCTGAGGACAAATTGGTCATGGAGACTGAA GACCGCAAGAACGCTCTTGAGGAGTACGTTTACGATACCCGAGGCAAGCTTGACGACCGATACGCACTCTACGTCCAGGCTTCCGAGAAGGAGGCTCTCCTCCAGGGCCTTCAGGAGGCGGAGGACTGGCTTTATTCtgaggagggtgaggatgCCAGCAAGTCTGCCTACGTCCAGAAGCTTGATGCCCTTAAGGCCATGGGTGATCCTATCGTgttgaggtggaaggagagcgaggaAAGGCCAAAGGCGGCCGCAGCTCTTAGGGAGGCTTTGAACACCTACTTGACCGCTGCCCagggtgaggatgagaagtACAGCCACATCGAGGAGTCtgagaaggccaaggtc ATTGAGAAGTGTGCCACCACCCAACAGTGGCTTGAGGACCAACTCTTCCGTCAATCAGAAAAGCCCAAGAACGTTAACCCTGTTATCACTTCTGCTGAGATCAACAAGCGACGAGAGGACGTTGTCTACACCAGCAATGCTATCCTCAATAAGCCCAAACCTAAGCCCAAGGTCACCACCGAGACTCCTCAGCAGCCCCCTGCGCAGGAGAAGACTGAGGATGAGCCCGAAGccaaggttgaggagatggacatCGACTAG